A genomic window from Salvia hispanica cultivar TCC Black 2014 chromosome 5, UniMelb_Shisp_WGS_1.0, whole genome shotgun sequence includes:
- the LOC125191387 gene encoding scarecrow-like protein 32, which produces MKADVRGKNPSPTISSMQNPSLFTNSRSSISSAVLTGCLDGACIEKLLLHCGSALESNDVTLAQQVMWVLNNVASAIGDPNQRLASYFLRALVSRASRVCPATMSFKAAGVPHRRLMSVTELAGYVDLIPWHRFGFCASNSAILEAVRGFPKIHILDLSITHCMQWPTLIDALGKEPEGPPVELRISVLSWRPPTPPLLNIPIEEVGQRLINFARYRDVPFEFNVIEVGGPLEEEETAASSSFYDFLLSQVNAAMVKVNADEALVVNIQNWLRYLPDEEISSLDSSCDGIMSYRDSFLELVGRLSPCLVTMVDEDCDLGAPSGLASRIVSCFNYMWIPFDALETFLPKDSSQRIEYESDIGHKIENIVGYEGGQRIERLESGGRLCRRMASAGFMSVPFGEETVKEVKVLLDEHASGWGMKKDEEGMLVLTWKGHNAVYAGAWVPHAPASHQNNLLV; this is translated from the coding sequence ATGAAAGCGGATGTAAGAGGCAAGAATCCATCACCAACCATTTCCTCTATGCAAAACCCTAGCCTCTTCACAAACTCACGCAGCTCCATCTCCAGCGCCGTCTTGACCGGATGCCTCGACGGCGCCTGCATCGAGAAGCTCCTCCTCCACTGCGGCAGCGCCCTAGAGAGCAACGACGTCACTCTAGCTCAGCAAGTGATGTGGGTGCTCAACAACGTCGCCTCTGCCATCGGCGACCCTAACCAGAGGCTCGCCTCGTACTTCCTCCGCGCCCTCGTCTCGAGGGCTTCTAGGGTTTGCCCTGCTACCATGAGCTTCAAGGCCGCCGGTGTCCCCCACCGCCGCCTTATGTCCGTCACCGAGCTCGCTGGCTACGTTGACCTAATCCCCTGGCACCGCTTCGGGTTCTGTGCCTCAAACAGCGCGATCCTGGAAGCGGTGCGAGGGTTTCCGAAAATCCACATCTTGGACCTGAGCATCACCCATTGCATGCAGTGGCCCACTCTAATTGACGCGTTGGGGAAAGAGCCGGAGGGCCCGCCAGTGGAGCTTCGGATATCGGTCCTCTCGTGGCGGCCCCCTACCCCTCCGCTGCTCAACATACCTATTGAGGAAGTTGGGCAGCGGTTGATCAACTTTGCCAGGTACAGAGATGTACCCTTTGAGTTTAATGTCATTGAAGTGGGGGGGCCACTGGAAGAGGAGGAGACAgccgcctcctcctctttCTATGACTTTTTGTTGAGTCAAGTCAATGCAGCCATGGTCAAAGTCAATGCTGATGAGGCCCTAGTTGTCAACATCCAGAACTGGCTAAGATATCTCCCTGACGAGGAAATTTCCTCGTTAGATAGCTCGTGTGACGGGATAATGTCGTATCGGGACTCGTTCCTCGAGTTGGTCGGAAGGTTGAGCCCGTGCCTGGTGACCATGGTCGACGAGGACTGCGATCTCGGGGCACCGAGCGGGCTAGCATCAAGGATAGTTTCGTGCTTCAACTACATGTGGATCCCGTTCGATGCACTAGAGACATTCCTGCCCAAGGACAGCTCACAGAGGATTGAGTACGAGTCCGACATCGGGCACAAGATTGAGAACATTGTCGGGTATGAAGGGGGCCAGAGGATTGAGAGGTTGGAGTCCGGAGGTAGGTTGTGCCGGCGGATGGCCTCCGCAGGCTTCATGAGTGTCCCCTTCGGAGAGGAGACTGTGAAGGAGGTGAAGGTTTTGCTCGACGAGCATGCGAGTGGTTGGGGGATGAAGAAGGACGAGGAGGGCATGCTAGTGCTGACGTGGAAGGGCCACAACGCGGTGTATGCGGGGGCATGGGTTCCACATGCCCCCGCATCCCATCAAAACAACCTATTGGTGTAA